The Strigops habroptila isolate Jane chromosome 14, bStrHab1.2.pri, whole genome shotgun sequence genomic sequence caaaacagaagtGGCAACTCAGATGGTCATGCATGACATACCCCATTGATGCCAGGAGACTAAGCCAATTCTCATGAACGGTGTATCTGACTACAGCACTCTTAACAGAGGAGCTCTTGAGTTACATGATGTGAAGCACAGTGGGATTTCAGCTCTTCCATTACGTagaagatgaggaaaaatgATCATGGTTTGATTCAGAAGCACAGACATCTCACCACAAGAAGCCAGAGCTAGCTTGTGGGATCAGACTTAAGCGCCAGACTGCAAAGGGAGTAGGGAGGTGGTGAGCACTGGCTTACAAACACACTTTAATTTTAGCTCTAGCCCCAACATGCCTGGCCCTTCCAGCAATTATTCTGGCTCTCAGCCATCAGCCCTGGGAAGAAGCTTCCTTTGGGGGAGTGCATTTTTACAGTGCAAGCATTAGAAGTGTAGTTATCTCAGACTATTTGTCCCTACATGTAGCCAAataagcatgtgtgtgtgtatgatctttactctttttttattttaccattACAGAACAGCTCaagatattaataaaaaatggaCTAGATACCCTTCAGGGGAGGACAGCCATCTCTACAGCTTTGAGATGAGGAGCAAGAGGACTAATGTTCCAGATTCTCAGAGAAGAATCGCCACATGAGAACCAAAGCGGATTTTACCACATGTGGTCTGGCAGAGAGGTGAGTGGAAATAAGAATTCTTTCTATCCTCCTCTCTGCACTCTGCCCAATGTCTATGCAGGATTTTGGGACACCCAGAACAACAAGGGGCTGCTGTGGTAATCTTGGAGAACACACACTTCAGTTCACACCATGTCATAAACTGAACCCAAGTCTCAATTTAGGGATGATTTGGGCTCCCCTAACTCACCATTTAATCTCCCAAGAGTTTATCCTGATAAATACTGAAGAGAACTGCCTTTCCCAGGGACAACAGTGCAGTACCAGGAGAAAGCTAGCTGCCAACCATTCAAGCTCATGTTCCCACCCAGTGCATTTCCCTCCTGAAGTGGTGAAAGTTGTTCAATGAagcttttgtgttcttttgggGAATCTCAGCTAATTCACACGCAGGCCTATTTtgtacttttgtttctttgttaaGCAGCCATTGTACCATCCACAGCACTGAGAGAGTGCAGGGGAGAGAACAAAGAGCAAGGCAGCAAGAATGTGACACCATCTCTTCCCATGCAGCTCTGTCGCTGCAGCTCGGGGCGGCTGGATGTTATTTTAGTGGCTCTGCATCCCACCCATGAGTTTCTGTGGGCCCTGTGGCTGTGACGCCTTATGAGCGCGAAGCTTATTCATGTTCAGGAATGGGAGGGTCAGGGCCATCGACACacaccagcatcctgctgcctaTTATTTCCTGCCAGTGCTGGCGTCGCACCAAGCCCTAACATGACAGGTGGATGGAGTTCACAAGGAAATAATGTCATGGGCCAGTTTTCCAGGAAAGCTGTTAACTCTATTCACAAACTCGGGCCTTCAGATTGAAAGGGAATGTGGCTGAAACGAGGTGGTGAAGGGCTGCTCTGGTGTTATTGACTTTTTTTCATAGATGATTTACTGACATCtcttgctgcagcacagaaatctTTACCTCTATATAGTGCCTACCTCTTCTAGAGTAGACTGTGGCTGAATGCCTTATAACTTCCAAAACCATGGGGGCACTGCCTCTGCAAATCCCAAATGGCCACTTGATTTCAGTCAGATTGCAAAGGACGGCAAGAAATTAAACTGCCTTTTGCTGGGCTAACTGGTTcctgggaaacagaaaaggagaagaaatatgaGGTGAGATCTAAGACTGATCTTAACCTGGGGACTTCAGGCATTTTATAGGAATGAAACTGAGGATACAGCCAAGGATGTATCAGAAACAAGActtacatatttataaaaatctcTGTCTTTCAACAAGGTACGTGTGTAAAGCTCTGCTATCCCTCCGTGACTTTATGCAGTGTCCAACATTTGCTGTTCTGggttctctttcctctttttctctatttttaaagtttaatacatttttctcttaatcTAGAAAGCACAGAAGAGTGAAGCAATCAACACACGcaaaaaagtgttttgcaaaAATACCATGTTTGCCACAAATGCAAATTTCTGGATGCAGGAGTTAGGACAATAGGACTCCAACTGCCTGCTCACAAGAGGAAGGATTAGCTCCTCTGTTATGTTAATAGTGACATCAACAACCTGAATAAAAGCCAAAAATTCAAGTtgattctgcattttaaaaaagaccATTGTTCTCCCATACATTTTAGTCTGTAAGATTTAGTCTACACATAGAACTTTTCCAGGATTTATATAATGTTTCACATCATACAGTGCAATTCTTGGTATGTTAATGTACTTTTACATATCAAAGCCCTTTGTAATTGACAAAGATTTATACTGATATAGCTAAAACATCCTATAGTTTAAAGGCATCCGAGGTATTGGAAATACATATGCAAAATGATGGCTGCCAATATTGTTCTGTTCTTATTATTTCAGAGCCCATTGTAAAAACAGATCAGGTGAAACCTGCTAATAGTATGCAACAAGCTCCACATCAGATATTAAAGGAGCATTAGCCCTGGACTTTGGCTCCGGATAAGCAAAGCTGAGGCAAGAATACGGGATATTCCAGAGGGCTTGTTCCTGGCCTGACCCTTCCGGATCCTGATGAGACTCTCAAGCCTTTCTTCATTCCGTACTCTGAGCGCGGTTCCTGTTCTGTCGAGCTGCAGTAGTGTTGTACATTCGCTGTTTGGTAACAGGAGCTCTCCCGAGTGTCCAAGGCAGAGAAACATAATTCTTGACACAAGTCTATGAATCtaccctttccttctctctctttttatttttttggcaaATTCTGGTATTAGAGCCACTGTCACGTACAAACCACGACACGTTAGTGACTGGGGAATCGTAAATTGGGCGTTTTGACTTGAACAAATACTGAGCATTGTCATCCTAAactgattattattttaaatactgtcCCGGGCTATAACTGGCTTTGTGTACAATAGCAATACAGGGTGTAGTTACAGACACAATTTCCTGTGCTTAGggtttgaaattattatttaagaTCACCATAACGTTTGCCCGGTGCACCAGCACAATTCCCCTATTAGATAATTTTCTATCCTTGTGAGGGCAATTTTGCTTGTGCAATGCTGCCAGAGCTTTCAGGAAGGGAGAGACAAGCAATTGCGACAATAAAATTTGCATCAGCTCCCACCCAACCTCTCCCAGAACTGAAATACCATTTGTCGCATTCAAAGCGTTTTCACATCAGAAGGGAAGGTGTTTCTGAGCTGGAAAGTCATTGTGATCTCCACAGGGTTGCATCCTCCACGCTGACTTCTGCCTCTCAGGTTCCCATGAGAAACACCAAACAGTGGTTGTGGAGTTCCAAATGGCTTTGTAGCAAAGACTTGGTGGGTTGCCTGGCCCAGCATCCAGGCATGAAACCCCAAATCTATCCAGATTAGGTCACGGGGttcagaagctgaagcagaaatttTGCTGTTTGTAGCTGACCAGTTTGAGGGGGTTGACCCTTGTAAAAAGCATTGCAGatgtgcccttgtaaaaaacatttcagatctAACAATATCACCAGTTTCTGGAAAAATGAAGGTGCCAAGCCTGCCACACTGCACTCATGTAACACCTCCCTCAGAATGACTGGGGGTTTAAGGGCTAAAAAGAAGGTATTGCTCCTATATTGGAATCAGCACCAGGGGTGCAGGGAGAGAGATAGTAATGAAAAAGTCTGTAATATGTAgatttgcaggaagaaaaaacatagaCTGTAAGACTTGTGTTGGATGTTGTCATTGGTCATTCAGAAAAGATGCTACTGCTACTTCAGATTGTCCCAAAATCAATGCACACAAATCAGAGTGGTGAAGTCTGTGCCAGTTTCTAAGGCCTTGTGGCAATTCAGTGATGAAACATGTAAAAACATCTTCAACAGCATAAAGGTCTCTGACTAAACTGTTCACAGCCTCTGCCTTGCTCCTGCAGGACACCAAGACCAGGTGCTGGGATTTTTCTCCATAAAGttactggttttcttctctgaataAAGGACAAACAAGACTGAATTCCTGTGCAGACTTTCACTCATTGATTGATACGGAGATGCTTGTGCATGTACATTGTCCCACTGGGATAGAGCTGATGatgctgagctcagcagtgtGTGCTATGGCAGCCCTGTATTAGCTAGAGGCCTCTCAACCTGTCTGCTAGCTGGTATCCTGGGACAACATGCAGTAGCTGAAGCTTTGCTTGCTAGGGCATCACGGCTAGGGTCAGCACAATGCTGGCTGTCACTGCTTACATGCTGCTTAATGCCGAGATGCCCACACATGGCAAGGCAGAGGGTGGTGCAGGCACTCTGTCGTGTCCTTGTATATGCAAGGTAAATATAAAAGAGAGTAGAGATGAGGGAAAGGAAACCTCCTCTAGTAGTAGCTGAGCAACTCTGGCTCTTACGTACttttcttgggaaaaagaaaatgctccaGAAAACCCACTGCCTCTGTTCCACTGAGTTTGGCCTTTTCTTTTGACGTGGAGCAGAGCCTCACCTTGCAcctctgcttcccttcctcACGCCGCACGCAAGCTCGCCTCTATCACAGCAGTGGCGAAGGGACGACCCGCGTATGGCAAAGACTTCTGCAGAGGACAACAGACTGGGAAtgatggggctgagctgctccacGTGTGTAGTGGAAATCACTGCATCCCCCCTGCAATTCTCTCCTCAGCAGCCTGCAAAAttccactgagaaaaaaaaagaaatggggaggggaaagaaagagtcAGAAAAACTATTGTGTTCCTaggggggaaagaaataaacagcCCTATTTAGCTTATCCAGCTTTGCTGATGTCAAtcacttttctcattttaaacagGAAAGACACCACTTTAGTTCCACCTGTTCCATTATTTATCATGCTATGCATTTCCCATGAATTGTCACTCATGCAAAACCTGTACATCGTAAGGGGACACCCTAATATATTTAATGACCTTAAGCAAAGTGATTGACATTAGACACCGGTGTCAGATGTTCTGGTGACGCAACATGCTCTCCTAGCAGCAGGAAAGCTTCCTGCCGTGATTAAGTTAGGGCCGTGGAAGTGCTAAAATGTGTTGTCAGCTTTCCTCTGATGCAAGTGATTTTATTATAGCGTCTGGTAACCACGGAGTGTGGCAACGCAAATACTGGCTCCAAACATCCCCTCCCGTACATATAGCTTGCtctatttaaaacatgaagtgCACTTCACAAATCCAGGGATAGGTTATGGATGTAACAAGCTTAAACCATGGATGGCAGATGAAAAAGTGGCACCCAAGCCAGGGTGTGGGATGATTTCAGCAGTGAAGCATATGGCTCCGGGATGACCTGCAGAAGGCAACCCCCTGATTGGCAGGAATGCTCTGCAGTGGCATCATCACCGCTGTTGTAGATGCCAGGGTCTCCAGAGGGCAAAGAGGAGGCATGTTAGTACCAGCCTCACCCACTGCAACAgtgtaaataaataacacaGCCCTTCTGAGACTGGAGAAATTAAGGGCaaaaatcccccccaaaaaaacaaagagggaaagaaggcTCCATGCAGCCCCTCTGCCTTCTGACACCCTCACATGTGCTGGGGTGGAAATCTGTGACTTGGCTTTGCACCACTTGTCCTTCAAGCTACAGATGAAGAAATAACATTCTGGTTTGCTTCAATTTGGGACCAGCACCTCAATTATTCAttgtctgaaaaaaaagctGGGGGACCTCTGGAACACAAGAGTTACAGAATCAAACATCTCAGACACACACAGGGGATGCCTGGCACCTGCTTTTCTAAAGATCCACAATCCCAAAGCTCATTCAGCAAACACCTATTACACAGATGACTTTGCTGCCACAAGTAATTATTAATAGTTGTGTCTAAAACTGACCATGCCAGTATGTGTCTGCAGAACTGACCATTATGGTTTTCCAGTAACAGAGTTGTTAATCAACCTGCAAGAGGAATGGGCCATCAAACCACAATCCATACTCTACAGAGATTTTGGGAAGAGATCAGCAGTACATATGTTCACAGTTACTGTTCTAcaaaaatagaatcataaagCAGTCAAAGTTGAAGATACAAGATATCTTGATAGcaagaaaagattttctaaaGGTCTAGCAGCactgaatattattttaatgaaatttactttttacttttatagcAAAATAATCCAAAGTGCTAAACCTGAccattttaatttacaaaaccaaaaaagtctCATGTTTTAAGCTATAACCATACCCCGTTATTTAGGTTAGACAATATCATTACATATTTCTACCTATTTCTATTCAatagtaaaacaaaattaatattagTTGGTTTAAAAAAGGGGGTAAGTACCACAGATATTGGGAGGGAAaagttatataaaatataagaaTCAGCTTATTGAGCAATCTGCAGTGTTTGGTtgttattgctttttcttttttgagctACAATTTAAGTCACAATCTGGCCATAAGCTTGTAGTCACCTCAAATGCTACGACTTCTCCCTTGGTCCAATGTCACAGTGTGTATTTTAAGGAGATCTCTGGCATTTCAAGTCAGTTCAAATTATTCTCTTAGTTCTCACAAGTCCCTTTCCAACACGATCAGCATGTTGGAGAATGCAGTTGTGATGATGGCAGTCAGGATGACACCGCTTTCTGTACAGGAAAAGTGGGTTTTCCTCCGTCTTGGAAAGAATTGCTACCAAGtctgcagtaagaaaaatattaagagcACTTGCAGAGTTTCAAAGAGTATTTCTTAAACCGTTCCATTTCCACTTCAGTTCATTTCCAAAGTTAAATTAAAACCTGCAATCTCTCCTATTGATAAATAGTCAAGTTGACTTACAAAGGTTCCGCCTACTGTCCAGCCTTCCCCTGGTTGTCTTTAACCAAACAAGGTTCTCTGATTTGCCACAAGCGCTGTCTGGCTCTCCCgcctctttgctttcttgttttgctgcctGATTTTCCAGCACACTGCACTAGAAGCCAGCAAAAGGAGTCCTGATGACAAAAGGACTAATCCAAACACTGAGATGATCGATCCATGGGAATTGAAGCTGTATGCCACAGCAGTAACCACGATGCCAGCTATGAGGATAACCACCCCGAAGGGAATGGTACAGCGGTAACAGGAGAGTTCTGCTCCCCCTGTCGCTGCGGTCAGCTGGCACTCACTGACAAGAGGGATGGTGGTTATCACACAGTCATTGTTATTACACTTCTCCATGGTTACAGTACCAGGATGCTTTGGAGCACCCAGAATCTCTTTAATAGGTTCGTTTGTCATCTTGATTGTGTTGTCTCTGTCAGTTCTTCGGCTAGAGCAGGCACTGCTGACCACACATTGCACTGTGGAGAGAAGAGCACGAGTTCAACCAAGTGTTACTGTTGCATGACAAATGGGTGACAAGGGGTTATGGACAAGCTTCCTTTTAACACTACTGCTTGTGGAGGATCTGAATAAATTCTTATGGCAGTCATGAGCATGTGCTAGAAAGACCAGAATCACAGACCAAGACAGACACCGACCTCAAAGTGCCATGGGCCAAATCTTACGTTAAGTCACATCCTAAAGTCGGTATTTCTGGATGGAATTTAGATTTCAATGACATTACATCTTCTGATGAGGAGGTAAAGCTCATGGACTGTTTTGGTTAAAAATCATACTCTCGCTCACACACTTTTTCACAGTGATTCTTTAGAGATACACCTCTACACACACACTATGCAGATTTGCTCCAATGCATGTCACAATTACATGGGTAAGAACTGGCCCAGCAAAAATCAGGACTGAACAGTGAACCCCTTCCCAATACAAGTACTACTCAGTGAAGAATTCGAATGGTCGCAACTAGATATGGATGTGGGGGAAATGGAGATGAAGACAGTTCCCTGCACTCAGCAAAtgccagcagaaagcaaaagtaatGGGTCCCTTTTAAgtcatataatcacagaatacaaggtcggaagggacctcaaggatcatctggtccagcttttcttggcaaagcatgacctagaatagatgccccagcaccctgcccagccgAATTTTAAGTGTCCAACATTGGAGAATCCACGCCTTCCATGGGGAAATCATTCAAGTCCACGAAACCACATCCATGTTACTGTGTGGGAAGGAGATTTACAGTCACACTCACTCATCTTAGTAACAGTAGGTTGCTTTCTTCCTATCTCCACATTGTACACACACTCTCAGTCCTACAGACGACATGCACAGATACATGATTGCATCTGCATTACGAGGCAAAACAGCTCTTGTCTCCCGGTGCCCAGTGCCCAACTGGAGTCCACCTGATCAGGGAAAGATAAGCCCATGACTCTCCACAACACAGGCAGCCATGAACAGACCTCAGAATTCCTGCTGGGAATGTGGTGGTATGGGGGCCAGTGAGCCTCTGACAATGCCAAGGCTACCACGGCTGTGTGCTCAGTGCACCCCAACAGATACAGCAGAGACTGGGACACCAGGGAAGCACTaggttttccttctgtgtgtCGCTCACAGGACTCCACCACCACTCTCTGGTACAGGCTGTGTAGCTTTGGCTCTTATGAGCAGCATGATATGCAGctcagagaagaaggaagagcgTTGGCAATGCAGTAATGCTTTTATCACTTTTATCACCTTCACATCTGTGACTAGGAAGTTAATTGCCAGATACTTgtattctccttttcctttcccaccaCTCCACCCTTGTTGCTAAGATATATTCATCCATTGTGGAGAGCCCTTGGTTTTATATCTCAGTACCTCCTGTAACTGTGTGTTTAGCAAGAAAGAGGATTTCactatttttaaacacacacacaaacaggcTACACTCTGTATCTAGTCAGAGAGTTTGCATCAGAGTTCCCTTGAACCCTACTGACAGAAGGAAAGTTCAGATCTGGCTTGACAAagcttttgttctgctgctctAAAGAAGAGTGCTCAGCTCAGTAGAGTTTCTCACTGTACACAGCTATCCTCAGGGCTCAATCCCACAATGGGCTCAGCAGCTACAAGACAGAGTAGCCTCCCTAATGACAACGCTGAGCACAGCACAACTGAGCACACACTGAGCACACACACTGACAacacaagaggcaatgggcacaaactgaaacacaaggaGGTTctgtctgaacatcaggaaacactttactgtgagtgtgactgagcactggaacaggttgccctggGGAGGTTTTGGGGTCTCCATCCTCGGAGATACTCAGAAGCCATCTGGACAGATTTCTCCAGGTGACCCTCCTTGAGAGGGATGCTgatggaccagatgacctccagaggacccttccaaccacaaccattccatgattctgtgtatttctgtgaaGGTACTTGGTATCTCCAAGGGCAGGAACAGGATCTGATCAGTGCTTATTGgacaaagcaaacagatttgTTCTCAgaggttttgctgctttgtccTTCAAATTACAATGCCTGGTCGAATGCCTTTTAGATAAGAGAGAAAGAGCCTGGGAAAGCCATGGGGTTGCTCTAGAGCACTATGGATCTGTCCCCACATGGATTTGAGCCCAAGTTCTGTGTTCTCAATAATGTCTTCCATGGCAGTCAGACTCACTGGTGCCACTATGTTGCTGCATGACTTACCCATTAAATGTCACAGAAGTTCGGCACAATGGGAGAACGTGCTCCCTAAATGTCACCTTATTTTGATCTCACTAATTGAATATGGCTAATCTTTGATATTTGATAGCCATATTCAATTAGCTCAACATTTTAGTATTACAtttgaggcaggaaaaaaattaaccatTTTCCATATAAAAGGTATTACActtccaaatacattttaatgactGTGCAAAAGTCCAAACACGCTCTCTAACAGTCACAGAAATAGGGAAAGTTCCCAAGAACTTGAAAAGGTTTCGAACTGGTGTCATAGTGAACATGATTATCCTGAAAAACTTTAACATTCAGTCAAAGTATATTTACTTCTGTCTCTAGAGTCCTTCTCCCTCTGTGTTAGACACATCCCCAATGAGCATTAAATCTCCTAGATGTCTTGTACAGAGGTCTTTGAAGAAAGGAGACACATTTATACAGCCAAAACtagcatgtatttaaaaaaaaatctcctgaaCTACCAAAATTAAGTCAATGGCAAAATACCTGTCGGCTTCCGAGAAGCACAGTTCTTGCCTGTAATAGGATGTAAGCAGACAGGCGCtcatataaaacaaataaacaagccTCTATTGAAATACTCTAAGTTAAACAAACAACAGAACCTATCTAAAGTGGGAGTAAAGGTATTCAGCCCTAGAAAACAGGGTACTAGATCCTCATTGCCAGCAAAGTCACTTCTGACTTACGCCAACAGGTGACTTGGTTCAAGTTTCAGGGTAAGAAATTTAGGCAAAGAtacccagcagcaccagcatccTCTCACTAATCACACCACGAGTACTGCCTCACGGAGCTACGGAGACTTGGAGGAAGAATGTGTTTCTCTGGCAATCTGTGGCTAACGCCAGATAAAGGAGAGAGGAATGTCTTACCCACTAATAAATGTGAGTTGAAAAGCCATGAAAtccagcagcacacacaccTACCAGGTCCAGGAGAAATCCATCGGAACAAATCCCTTGACTCAGTAAGCAGAGGAAGACGGCTTGAGATGTCTCGTATGTCAATTCAAGGGAGAGTCACGCAGCAGTAAGCACTGCTCCAGGCTTTGAAGTGTCAGATGCTGCCGAATGATGAATTGGAGGTTACAATATTCTAGCATGGAAGTTTCCTACAAGAAAAGTTGTTGGATATTTGTCAGCTTTTTAAGAACAAAGCTCCTGCTGTATGCAGACTCCTGCTGCTAACCGAATAGAAGGAGGAGATGTTCTCCCTCTGGCTCTCCCAGGGgtttctgcctctcttcttGGTAGCAGTCACACATTTATGGCCCtatgtaatttttcattgaTGATGTGACATCTCAATGATGAGCATCACAACCCAGGCAAGACCCCAGAAAGAGCCAGGCAGGACAAAGTAATGCATGGGAATTTCTGTAGTCATAAATCTCATTTAACTTCATTTCTATTGCTCACTTCTGTGAATCACAACTTGGAGTACTTGGGGGTTTGCCTATTCTGTCTCCAGTTTCTTTGAGCGAATCACTTCATCTCCCTGTGCTTTGGTTTTCCCAGCTGTAAACTGGCAACAACAACATGCTTCCCACTAAAACCCCTACTGTAACAAAACCTAAGTAATATAAACCCAAAAACTCctctcagaaaaacaaacaggcaaACTAATTGAGTCCAAGAACTCGCTGTAATAAACATAAGTCCATTATATTTGctattgttattttctgttatttggaTTTTTAAGAACAAGGTTTATTACTCCAATAGGGACAAGGGATACTCTGCAGCAGAACAGCGATGGAAATTGTTATCAAGTGCAGAAACAGCTGTGAAGTCAACGAGCAGCTGGGTAAAACTCACGAAGCAGCAGAGATTTATGTTGCTAATCTTACTCAACATTCCCTTTCTATATGGGCATGATTATGGAAGCCCATTTCCGCACTGAATCAAGAGTCCTCAGTGGGGATGGGAATATACTCATGAAGATAAGTTTGTATAATGATAAACTTTAagggctttttctctttttaagttGCTTAGACCATGCTAACAGCTCTCAAATGTTTACAGgcacaaactgctgctgctctcctctagCTGATCCTTGGGGAAAGCCTGTGACACAGCTAAAGTATAATTAGCTGGTTAATGAAGCTAGCTAATAATAAAGGTCTCCTTGCTTATCTCCTTGAGTACATTCTTGTCACTCTATTAGATTCATTATTAGATTCACTTTTTGCAAAGTTTGGAGGGAAACGCAGGAAAACTGCCACTTTGGATAAATAATCCAGGTTACATTAGACCAACAGCAGACCTCTGGAATGATCTTGCAACTTGCTCACCTATGATAAGAACGGTTACGTTTGTTTGAAAAGCTCTTCCCAGCACAGTCGTGCCTCTCAGCCAGCATCATTCTCTGCAAAGATTAATCTCTATGTCAGTCATTTCTCTGGATTTGATTTGACCACAAATACTTCAGGTCAGTTTTTAATTGAATGTCTTTATCAAGCCCCTGACTGACAGAGCAGCTCTTTACAGACcagatttcttctctcttcctttcctccctcaccACAAAGCCaagaagcagaaatacaagGAATCTCTACATTCAGCTTCCAAGATTTTAACCGGGAATCATTTCAATGTGGTGCTCTCTCAAGAGGCTTCCCACATGCTGACGCTCTCTGTGCAAGTGCAACGAGCTGGTATTTCTCACCCACCACAATTCCTTCCCCGTTCTTGCATTTACTCAGAACCAGTGTGACACAttcagttttctcctttctcacagACCTGAGGCTCTATGTCTTGCATAATATTTCAGACACCCCTTTTTTGCTTATATACATTCTAATAAATCATAATGCTCGTGCTTCATACTTGGGTTTGTTAAAGTGACTACGGAAACCAGTATAAGAAGTCAGTCCTCCTGTATTGAGTGGAGAGCCAGAGTTCATTTGGAATCCAGCAGCCTGTGGTAACCCCGAACATAATCCCGCAGCTCTTCCCATGTGAATGCTCCTGGAAACACAGAACTAGGATTTGTACTTACCAGGCTCCAGGATCAGGCCCTGAACTACAGGCGGGAGAACACGTTACACCCGTGCCAACTCTCTGAGCCTTGGGATGCCCTAAGTACCCACCACCAAGTTTTTCGGTAAAATAATTACCAGGTCTGAGCTCTCAcacctttttctgtttccagacaTAGATGCGAGCCAGCCAGACCCCTCCACAAACAAACTATGTTATCTGCAAATTGCAAACCTTTCAAACGCGTCTGGAACACGCCACAAACAGGGAGGTAAAGCACCGCATGTCGCTCCTGTCCCCGCACACCTATGCAAGCGAGAGGAGCGGTGAACAGGCAAGGAAAGCCCAAAGCACGGCTCCGGCTGCCAACACCGCGGGGCTTTTC encodes the following:
- the TMEM100 gene encoding transmembrane protein 100 → MTNEPIKEILGAPKHPGTVTMEKCNNNDCVITTIPLVSECQLTAATGGAELSCYRCTIPFGVVILIAGIVVTAVAYSFNSHGSIISVFGLVLLSSGLLLLASSAVCWKIRQQNKKAKRRESQTALVANQRTLFG